A window of Micromonas commoda chromosome 13, complete sequence contains these coding sequences:
- a CDS encoding predicted protein: MTDTCGSYRTHGGCSDILMSEVLGESAGAFCVKMCVAALLGCAIGAQREFCYVIGHLFTGEPLAPSPVRRAGLRTHMLVALGACLFSEASWSLFSVPVPAQATVDGERTAFVSGTFNYDTSRVAAQIVSGIGFLGAGTIHKSGDAVFGLTTAASLWTTAAVGTHVGGPNQKDPYFLAPTFATVLVVVTLQALIHLENAVHMANRKRTGRHQRASCVCAVFLHQDPGACVRSVVEAVETGVGKVVSVGASVGRKPTVHQLPTHDNPSNARDVKLGHHPDQTKRFVEVTMTAVVPPTMGGVDLLECLLSTRTVVSARVDESRRAHVGEPVGGGGGGAARDGGVDAAGADGADGNRGGGGGGDGGGVSSALGAWFLGWGGGKRHGGAATLEDVDPTDWDAPLLRQ; encoded by the exons ATGACCGACACGTGCGGGTCCTACCGCACCCACGGGGGCTGCAGCGATATCCTCATGAGCGAGGTCCTCGGCGAGTCTGCCGGCGCCTTCTGCGTCAAGatgtgcgtcgcggcgctcctcgggtGCGCCATAGGAGCACAACGAGAATTTTGCTATGTCATAGGGCACCTCTTTACGGGCGaacccctcgcgccctcccccgtgcgccgcgcggggctcaGGACGCACatgctcgtcgccctcggcgcgtgcCTCTTCTCCGAGGCGAGCTGGTCCCTGTTCAGCGTCCCGGTGCCCGCGCAGGccaccgtcgacggcgaacgGACAGCCTTCGTCAGCGGCACGTTCAACTATGATACCTCTCGTGTCGCCGCGCAGATCGTCTCCGGCATCggcttcctcggcgcgggcacgATACACaagtccggcgacgccgtcttcggcctcaccaccgccgcgtcgctgtgGACCACGGCCGCGGTTGGCACGCACGTCGGCGGACCCAACCAGAAGGACCCTTACTTCCTCGCGCCAACTTTCGccaccgtcctcgtcgttgtCACCCTCCAGGCGCTCATACACCTCGAGAACGCGGTGCACATGGCCAACAGGAAGCGCACGGGAAGGCACCAACGCGCATCCTGCGTCTGCGCGGTGTTTCTCCACCAGGatcccggcgcgtgcgtccg GTCTGTGGTCGAAGCCGTCGAGACCGGCGTGGGCAAAGTCGTCAGCgtcggcgcctccgtcgggCGCAAACCCACCGTCCACCAACTCCCGACCCACGATAACCCGTCCAACGCGCGGGACGTCAAGCTCGGCCACCACCCGGACCAGACGAAGCGGTTCGTGGAGGTGACGATGACCGCGGTGGTCCCGCCGACGATGGGGGGCGTGGACCTCCTCGAGTGCCTCctgtcgacgcggacggtggtgtcggcgcgggtcgacgagtcgaggcgcgcgcacGTGGGCgaacccgtcggcggcggcggcggcggcgcggcacGGGATGGAGgagtcgacgcggccggcgccgacggcgccgatggaaacagaggcgggggcgggggcggtgacggagGCGGGGTAAgctcggcgctcggcgcttGGTTCCTCGGGTGGGGCGGGGGCAAGCgacacggcggcgccgcgacgctcgaggaCGTGGATCCCACGGACTGGGACGcgcccctcctccgccagTGA
- a CDS encoding predicted protein, whose protein sequence is VGQKVGNAMRESERKAGKSGNMVKDKADRATVEQALDPRTRLILFKMLSQGVFAEINGCISTGKEANVYHAVTEDGTDLAVKVYKTSILVFKDRDRYVSGDWRWRNGYSKKNPRKMVQTWAEKEMRNLIRLREAGLRVPEVKLLRSHVLVMGFIGDEGVAAPRLKDAAGLSAGKRGELFRQLLVDVRRMYQDCRLVHADFSEYNILYHDGNAHVIDVSQSVDLDHPRCLDFLREDLLHLGQFFAKSGVAVPTVREMFDFVTDPAITPDNIDACLEALNASALARETRRGRGDGGEGASEVFQQAFIPKRLDEVDTFERDQRRLRAGQGTSEGVYYQSITGMKADLSGVETTPKILR, encoded by the exons gtGGGCCAAAAGGTGGGCAACGCCATGAGGGAGTCCGAGCGTAAGGCTGGCAAATCGGGGAACATGGTCAAGGACAAGGCGGACAGGGCCACGGTGGAGCAGGCGCTCGATCCGCGCACGCGTCTCATCCTCTTCAAGATGCTGTCGCAGGGCGTCTTCGCCGAGATCAACGGGTGCATATCCACCGGGAAGGAGGCCAACGTCTACCACGCGGTGACCGAGGACGGAACCGACCTGGCCGTCAAGGTGTACAAGACGTCCATCCTGGTGTTCAAGGACAGGGACAGGTACGTCAGCGGGGACTGGAGGTGGAGGAACGGGTACTCTAAAAAGAACCCCCGGAAGATGGTCCAGACGTGGGCGGAGAAGGAAATGCGAAACCTGATTCGTCTCCGGGAGGCCGGCCTGAGGGTGCCGGAGGTGAAGCTGCTGCGATCGCACGTGCTCGTGATGGGTTTCATCGGGGACGAGGGcgtggcggcgccgaggctgaagGACGCGGCTGGGCTCAGCGCCGGTAAGCGGGGCGAGCTGTTCCGCCAGCTGCTGGTCGACGTGAGGCGCATGTACCAGGACTGCAGGTTGGTGCACGCGGACTTCTCCGAGTACAACATACTCTACCACGACGGTAACGCGCACGTCATCGACGTGTCTCAGTCCGTCGACCTGGACCACCCGCGGTGCCTGGACTTTCTCCGTGAGgacctcctccacctcggtCAGTTTTTTGCAAAGTCGGGCGTGGCGGTGCCCACGGTGAGGGAGATGTTCGACTTTGTCACCGATCCGGCCATCACCCCGGACAACATCGACGCGTGCCTCGAGGCTCTCAAcgccagcgcgctcgcgcgggagacccgccgcggccgcggggacggcggggagggGGCATCGGAG gtgttCCAGCAGGCGTTCATCCCCAAGCGTCTCGACGAGGTGGACACGTTCGAACGCGATCAGCGGCGGCTCAGGGCTGGACAAGGTACGAGCGAGGGGGTGTACTATCAGTCGATCACGGGCATGAAGGCTGATCTGAGCGGCGTGGAGACCACGCCCAAGATTctgcga
- a CDS encoding predicted protein, translating to MSSATPPTLVKPRRPRLGPAGATPAPADHAVAPRPLWNDAAATPNLDAMRRALVADLSRHFPLDPSSTEVGVVLICGDSEDASMDWAGLVLTLPSVADPEDDEENDGEEAGSLWVKPLHMDGPRAHDEKKKRAKTKRGGDLVLVSAEDPPPLSLARPTAPVVRLSVSKDSPVQKIDGAAIMDRLRFTTTELAPAGSGQSLGAVEDRGLNPTKGHDVSRSTVTSVYAFAPERHELAKELSRDLAATGGARPPRHACLPSPRASSAADVGKRKRPAFGHDPDGENDEYTYGEYDEYDHVDTPGTTVVFEGTSRQTARRVPGLPAPVSNPLFDDAGSALDFFDAESKDDVGTPRPPPPALGDKAAAVLRDALRSSNAVELVLPRSDVMCALAEVDEMRSRLKRPR from the coding sequence ATGAGCAGCGCAACGCCCCCCACCTTGGTCAAGCCTCGGAGGCCCAGGCTTGGTCCGGCTGGGGCgactcccgcgcccgccgatcatgcggtggcgccgcgtcccctctggaacgacgcggcggcgacgccgaatctcgacgcgatgcgtcgcgcgctcgtggccgATCTCTCGCGACACTTCCCTCTGGACCCGAGTTCGACCGAGGTTGGCGTGGTTCTCATATGCGGCGATAGCGAGGACGCCTCGATGGACTGGGCGGGGCTCGTCCTCACCCTCCCTTCCGTCGCGGATCcggaagacgacgaggagaacgacggggaggaggcgggctCGCTGTGGGTCAAGCCTCTTCACATGGACGGGCcacgcgcgcacgacgagaagaagaagcgcgcCAAGACAAAAAGGGGCGGCGACCTGGTCCTGGTATCGGCCGAGGACCCTCCCccgctcagcctcgcgcgtcccACCGCCCCCGTGGTACGCCTGTCCGTCTCCAAGGACTCCCCGGTGCAGAagatcgacggcgcggcgatcatgGACCGCCTCCGCTTCACCACcaccgagctcgcgcccgccggttCGGGCCAAAGCCTCGGAGCCGTCGAGGACCGCGGGCTCAACCCGACGAAGGGCCACGACGTGAGCCGATCGACCGTCACTTCGGTGTACGCGTTCGCCCCGGAGAGGCACGAGCTCGCGAAAGAACTCAgccgcgacctcgcggcgacgggaggcgCCCGGCCCCCTCGACACGCGTGCCTCCCGTCGCCCCGAGCGTCGTCCGCAGCCGACGTCGGGAAAAGGAAGCGACCCGCGTTTGGTCacgaccccgacggcgaAAACGACGAATACACATACGGCGAATACGACGAATACGACCACGTCGACACCCCGGGCACCACGGTCGTGTTCGAGGGGACGTCCAGGCAGACCGCGCGAAGGGTCCCGGGGCTCCCCGCCCCGGTCAGCAACCCGTtattcgacgacgcgggatcGGCGCTCGACTTCTTTGACGCAGAGTCGAAGGACGACGTTGgaacgccccgcccgccgccgccggctctcGGGGacaaggccgccgcggtcctgcgcgacgcgctgcggaGCTCCAACGCCGTGGAGCTGGTCCTGCCGAGGTCCGACGTGATGTGCGCTctggcggaggtggacgagatGAGATCCAGGCTCAAGAGACCGCGATGA
- a CDS encoding predicted protein, which translates to MEVDTCDACAASASAFHDALEHRRAKLHARYGDGGGSLSQNPPRYLRFGDFPDAPAAAREAVQKACGPRGRWLRFSIKSVGVGDGEGGGLAFLALSGPGLDAEHIPGIQRPADEADTKALSTHLRRMCVAEAERIGVENLIDAFDETFDSGTTPERLQNDSGTSDESNDETRTTGDDPAAAFAARVCVEGWPGGSDGTGESPPGESPSPTIRDPPCRRARSSRKARALAAAADDAAALDRRSNAALRDVERTKASAARCGALAAEAGRKMSEAARGVGKDGAAYVIGGDTDASLGLQPSEMSAVRSCASLARALMQRGRATASADVKDVNWVDAVADYDLAAVAWPAYKAEAEYLGARAYARFDHPGGFASTDPNSDETVGVDRHARLLRASRRAANAVKSDATDPDARITFADVAALVREDADALEQYRYASGLLPLAGERSAAVATSRAAASSAVAHQFATYLRQMEKFESLAENRTLVAKMAETRIEAEVLGRKRSLQAAEDILAALTQAPTRRRHVAMAAAAVVYSAWMAEPVDVRAAEAGPTIGAECDDDRPPVGCYGVMLNHARNMMELELWELARQAAHYAVKAKGEKWKKKKDAGEIISEAERKMEAAVGGSRSAADANAGKRWREKVREQLRASGAENLHAAIHQDLHDEHDEL; encoded by the coding sequence ATGGAGGTGGAcacgtgcgacgcgtgcgcggcatcagcctcggcgttccacgacgcgctcgagcaccgccgcgccaagCTGCACGCGAggtacggcgacggcggcggatccctGAGTCAGAACCCTCCCCGATACCTGAGGTTCGGCGACTTCCCGgacgccccggccgccgcgagggaggctgTCCAGAAAGCGTGCGGACCCCGCGGGAGATGGCTCCGATTCTCGATCAAGTccgtgggcgtcggcgacggcgagggcggcggcctcgccttcctcgccctCTCGGGACCCGGTTTGGACGCGGAACACATTCCGGGGATTCAACGACCCGCAGACGAGGCAGACACCAAGGCGCTCTCCACGCACCTCCGGCGGAtgtgcgtcgccgaggcggagcggaTCGGCGTGGAAAACCTCATCGACGCTTTCGACGAGACTTTCGACTCCGGAACGACTCCGGAACGACTCCAGAACGATTCTGGAACGTCCGACGAATCGAACGACGAGACACGAACGACGGGggacgatcccgccgccgcgttcgcggcgagggtgtgCGTCGAGGGCTGGCCGGGGGGATCCGACGGtaccggtgagtcaccgcccggtgagtcaccgtcACCTACGATCCGAGACCCGCCgtgtcgacgcgctcggtcgTCGCGtaaggcgagggcgctcgccgcggccgcggatgacgccgccgcgctcgaccgtcggtccaacgcggcgctccgcgacgtcgaacggaccaaggcgtcggcggctcggtgcggggcgctcgcggcggaggctggaCGGAAGAtgtcggaggcggcgcggggcgtcggtaaggacggcgccgcgtacgtcatcggcggcgacaccgacgcgtcgttgGGTCTGCAACCGTCCGAGATGTCCGCGGTACGATcgtgcgcgtccctcgccagGGCCCTGATGCAGCGCGGCAGGGCTaccgcctcggcggatgTTAAAGACGTTAACTGGGTTGACGCGGTGGCCGACtacgacctcgcggcggtcgcgtggCCCGCGtacaaggcggaggcggagtacctcggcgcgagggcgtacgCCAGGTTCGACCACCCCGGCGGGTTCGCGTCCACCGACCCGAACAGCGACGAGACGGTGGGGGTGGACAGGCACGCGCGGTTACTCCGAGcgagtcgacgcgcggcgaacgctgTCAAGTCGGACGCGACTGACCCGGATGCGAGGATCaccttcgccgacgtcgccgcgctcgtcagggaggacgccgacgcgctggagCAGTACCGGTACGCGTCGGGGTTGCTTCCGCTCGCCGGGGaacggtccgcggcggtggcgacgtcgagggcggcggcgtcgtccgcggtggcgcaccAATTCGCGACGTACCTGCGACAGATGGAGAAGTTTGAGTCTTTGGCGGAGAATCGGACGCTGGTGGCGAAGATGGCGGAGACGAGGATTgaggcggaggtgctcggTAGGAAGAGGTCGttgcaggcggcggaggatatcctcgccgcgctgacgcaggcacccacgcggcggaggcacgtcgcgatggcggccgcggcggtggtgtaCAGCGCGTGGATGGCCGAACCGGtggacgtgcgcgccgccgaggctggaccgaccatcggcgccgagtgcgacgacgacaggcCGCCGGTCGGGTGCTACGGGGTGATGCTCAACCACGCCCGGAACATGATGGAGCTGGAGCTGTGGGAGCTGGCGAGGCAGGCTGCTCACTACGCGGTCAAGGCGAAGGGGGAGAAgtggaagaagaagaaaGACGCGGGCGAGATCATCTCGGAGGCTGAGAGGaagatggaggcggcggttggtgggtcgaggtccgccgcggacgcgaacgccggcaAGCGCTGGCGGGAAAAGGTGCGGGAGCAGCTGCGCGCCTCAGGTGCGGAAAATCTGCACGCGGCGATCCACCAGGACCTCcacgacgagcacgacgagCTGTGA
- a CDS encoding predicted protein, with amino-acid sequence MSRLGLEATAREAGEACGGGAALFSIVSEVREWAEGAARRAVAAGDFATVGEPRDDDGVDEDNEDEGDGDEDDDDADDDEVEVGRWWESEDTDPALVEAATMEALDAETRLRRALGTDAPFVVGAGGGRWTFVVGLVGKPSAGKSTFFNAARELAETDRGAARCAPHPFTTIEPNVGRAFAPVPCPCAAAGLRGTCDPAHGSEDVDGEHCRRIPVLVKDVAGLVPGAHAGRGRGNAFLNDLCDADVLVHVVDASGRTDREGVDQVGDSGVIGDSGVGVAGDIQWVREELHRWIFGNVRRKWRTVRRRPERLQDLFVGYHCVRATVDAALDRMPNNVPDPRGGITRERALAWTERELHLLVAHFLRVRFPILLALNKADVVGADVGIAAVRARWPGEPSVPTSARLDPGGVRRALKAAVGLKPPTLGFPVDDLDTGASRGGRRGGGGGGVGTADDASTERVGSLRECVVLRPGSTAWDLFGAVQSRGGGGDTGGGDGGSVVAARGEFVRAECRDGPGGCRRRLMRRDEAIHEGNCVVKFYVNQKASWQGKKK; translated from the coding sequence ATGTCGCGACTGGGGCTGGAGGCGACGGCCcgggaggcgggggaggcgtgcgggggcggggcggcgctgTTCTCCATCGTGTCGGAGGTGCGGGAGtgggcggagggcgcggcgagacgcgcggtcgccgccggggacttCGCCACGGTTGGGGAACccagggacgacgacggagtcGACGAGGACAACGAGGATGAAGGTGacggtgacgaggacgatgacgacgcagacgacgacgaggtcgaggtcgggAGGTGGTGGGAGTCCGAGGACACCGacccggcgctcgtcgaggccgcgacgatggaggcgctcgacgcggagacgcggctgcggcgcgcgctgggcacggacgcgccgttcgtcgtcggcgccggcgggggtcGATGGacgttcgtcgtcggcctcgtcggcAAACCGTCGGCGGGCAAGTCCACTTTTTTcaacgccgcccgcgagctggCCGAGACGGACCGGGGCGCCGCCAGGTGCGCCCCCCACCCGTTCACCACGATCGAGCCCAACGTCggtcgcgcgttcgcgcccgtgccgtgcccgtgcgccgccgcggggctccGCGGGACGTGCGACCCCGCGCACGGGTCGGAGGatgtcgacggcgagcactGCCGACGGATACCGGTGCTGGTCAAAGACGTGGCGGGGTTGGTCCCCGGGGCGCACGCGGGTCGGGGCCGGGGTAACGCCTTCCTCAACGACCtgtgcgacgcggacgtgctggttcacgtcgtcgacgcgtcgggaaGGACGGACAGGGAGGGCGTCGACCAGGTTGGCGATTCGGGGGTTATCGGCGATTCGGGGGTTGGCGTAGCGGGAGACATCCAGTGGGTAAGGGAGGAGCTGCACCGATGGATCTTCGGCAACGTCCGGCGCAAGTGGCGGACCGTGCGTCGCAGGCCCGAGCGGCTCCAGGACCTGTTCGTGGGGTACCACTGCGTCCGGGccacggtggacgcggcgctcgatcGGATGCCGAACAACGTCCCGGACCCGAGGGGGGGGATcacccgcgagcgagcgctgGCGTGgacggagcgcgagctccacctcctcgtcgcgcactTCCTCCGCGTGCGATTTcccatcctcctcgcgctaAACAAGGctgacgtcgtcggggctGACGTCGGGATAGCGGCGgtgcgagcgcggtggccgggGGAGCCTTCGGtgccgacgagcgcccggTTAGACCCCGGCGGGGTGCGGagggcgctcaaggcggcggttGGGCTCAAACCCCCGACGCTTGGTTTCCCCGTGGACGACCTGGACACCGGGGCGTCCCGCGGTGgcagacgcggcggcggcggaggtggggTCGggacggcggacgacgcgtcgacggaaCGCGTCGGGTCGTTGCGGGAGTGCGTGGTTCTTCGCCCGGGGAGCACGGCGTGGGACCTGTTCGGGGCGGTCCAGAgccggggcgggggcggcgacacagggggaggcgacgggggttcggtcgtcgcggcgaggggcgagtTCGTCCGGGCGGAATGCAGGGACGGTCCGGGGGGATGCAGGCGAAGGTTGATGCGGCGGGACGAGGCGATACACGAAGGTAACTGCGTCGTCAAGTTCTACGTGAACCAGAAGGCGAGCTGGCAGGGGAAGAAGAAATAG
- a CDS encoding predicted protein: KNEVLRLAREQRRGVGHSPEDRAEMETAVDALIASRGNVGRANTRATVLTADWRLAWTSENETLFLLEKFPGGGDDGGAPITQAYQRIDVDAGTLRNEVVFSNGNTFVVDSVIEVTDETRVEFRFTKAALNLLAPTEASLPLPPFGRGWFDNVYVDGELRVARDSRGDTLVVVR; encoded by the coding sequence AAGAACGAGGTGTTGAGGCTGGCGCGCGAGCAACGGAGGGGGGTGGGCCACTCCCCCGAGGACAGGGCCGAGATGGAgaccgccgtcgacgcgctcatcgcgtcgaGGGGGAACGTCGGGAGGGCCAACACGCGCGCCACGGTTCTCACCGCCGACTGGAGGCTGGCGTGGACCAGCGAAAACGAGACTTTGTTTCTGCTGGAGAAGttcccgggcggcggcgacgacggcggggcgccCATCACCCAGGCGTACCAGCGCAtagacgtcgacgccgggacCCTACGCAACGAGGTGGTCTTCTCCAACGGCAACACCTTCGTGGTGGACAGCGTCATCGAGGTGACGGACGAGACGAGGGTGGAGTTTCGGTTCACTAAAGCGGCGCTCAACCTTTTAgcgccgacggaggcgtcCCTGCCTCTCCCGCCTTTCGGCCGGGGATGGTTCGACAACGTGTACGTGGACGGGGAACTGCGGGTGGCGAGGGATAGCAGGGGCGACACGCTCGTGGTGGTCAGG
- a CDS encoding predicted protein has protein sequence MALIMAPLSCSVSFLVVRRIGGQALANVEWAWVQRLMSKLDEFPVKTVVVLRLIFFMAPAVNYMLALSSVNFKNFLVGTWIGLAVPLTVAVFFIDHLITYMGWSKAQHLEIGHALQHPPPAVAEGLFSRFGIG, from the coding sequence ATGGCGCTGATCATGGCGCCGCTCTCGTGTTCGGTGTCCTTCCTGGTGGTGAGGAGGATCGGTGGGCAGGCGCTGGCGAACGTGGAGTGGGCGTGGGTACAGCGGCTGATGAGCAAGCTGGACGAATTTCCGGTCAAGACGGTTGTGGTGCTGAGGCTTATTTTCTTcatggcgccggcggtgaacTACATGCTCGCGCTGTCCAGCGTCAACTTTAAGAATTTTTTGGTTGGCACGTGGATCGGCCTCGCGGTGCCCCTAACCGTGGCGGTGTTCTTCATAGACCACCTCATCACCTACATGGGCTGGAGTAAGGCGCAGCACTTAGAGATCGGACACGCGCTGCAGCACCCGCCCCCGGCCGTGGCGGAGGGGCTGTTCAGCAGGTTTGGCATCGGGTGA
- a CDS encoding SUMO1 activating enzyme subunit 2 (Predicted homolog of HOMSA_SAE1, the SUMO1 activating enzyme subunit 1; sumolyation of histones antagonizes acetylation and ubiquitylation. ChromDB ID: SAET20101): MAPEMSDVELAKSSKVLMVGAGGIGCELLKTLVLSGFEDIEMIDLDTIDVSNLNRQFLFRKRHVGMSKAKVARETVLKFRPDARIVAHHGNVKDSSFDVDFVRTFDVVLNGLDNLEARKHVNRLCLAAEVPLIESGTTGYLGQVTAHVRGRTACFECNPKPVPKSHPICTLRDTPDKPIHCVVYAADLLFPRLFSADPNAKSDLDEEDAVELSAFTRSPGESPESFAVRVYDYVFRTKIERLLAKEEMWADEKRKKPTPLPAFTELVPEGPTAAAHGTDGLNGDGNNSNNTMTSTACKALGLRDAHAAWTDADAARVFVSSFARIVARDESDGNHGTDKFDKDDALAVEFVAATAALRSANYGIERKSLFDAKGMAGNIVHAVATTNAIVGGLIVIEALKVLRQRKAGGDAGGVATPVPCAPCPYRYTFVKQHKSNSRLLEPMEPDPPNKSCVVCGAARVELVCDVESMTLGRLIDEVLKKKLGMNAPEVNAPETILYEQDDGLDDDEIEQYAKNCKSTLANLPAGGVRHNTALRVSDFTQKFEFDLIVTHRPGDEWDDEEDPDGYVLRGDSVSAESNENNAANGENNEENGAVAEDVDDCLIVDDEDEIKAATATAGTKRKRDDDDDDNDGGGRGDAKEIRIE; encoded by the exons ATGGCGCCCGAGATgagcgacgtcgagctcgccaagtCCTCTAAGG TCCTGAtggtcggcgccggcggcatcggTTGCGAGCTGCTCAAGACCCTGGTGCTGAGCGGCTTCGAAGATATCGAGATGATCGACCTCGACACCATCGACGTCAGCAATCTCAACCGCCAGTTCCTGTTCCGCAAGCGACACGTGGGCATGTCCAAGGCGAAG gtggcgagggagacggTGCTCAAGTtccgccccgacgcccgcATCGTCGCGCACCACGGCAACGTCAAGGACTCCTCCTTCGACGTCGACTTCGTTCGAaccttcgacgtcgtcctcaaCGGGCTGGACAACCTGGAGGCGAGGAAACACGTCAACCGACtgtgcctcgccgccgaggtcccGCTGATCGAGTCCGGAACCACCGGGTACCTCGGGCAGGTCACCGCGCACGTCCGCGGACGCACGGCGTGCTTCGAGTGCAACCCCAAGCCGGTGCCCAAGTCACACCCGATATGCACCCTGCGGGACACCCCCGATAAGCCGATACACTGCGTCGTGTACGCCGCCGACTTGCTCTTCCCCCGACTCTTCTCCGCCGACCCCAACGCCAAGAGCGAcctggacgaggaggacgccgtggAGCTCAGCGCGTTCACCCGATCCCCCGGGGAGTCCCCGGAGTCGTTCGCGGTGAGGGTGTACGACTACGTGTTCAGGACCAAGATTGAGCGATtgctcgccaaggaggagatgTGGGCGGACGAGAAACGGAAgaagccgacgccgctgcCGGCGTTTACGGAGCTGGTGCCCGAGGgacccaccgcggcggctcaCGGGACTGACGGACTTAACGGCGACGGCAATAACAGCAATAacacgatgacgtcgacggcgtgcaaGGCGCTGGgccttcgcgacgcgcacgccgcgtgGACCGACGCGGATGCCGCTCGGGTATTCGTGAGCTCGTTCGCTCGCATCGTCGCTCGGGACGAGTCCGACGGAAACCACGGGACGGATAAGTTCGAcaaggacgacgcgctggccgTCGAGTttgtcgccgcgaccgcggcgttgagGAGCGCCAACTACGGGATCGAGCGTAAGAGCCTGTTCGATGCCAAGGGAATGGCGGGCAACATCGTGCACGCGGTGGCCACCACAAACGCCATCGTGGGGGGTCTCATCGTcatcgaggcgctcaaggtgCTCCGTCAGCGAAAggccgggggcgacgccggcggggtcgCCACGCCCGTgccgtgcgcgccgtgcCCCTACAGGTACACATTCGTCAAGCAGCACAAGAGCAACTCGCGGCTGCTCGAGCCGATGGAGCCGGACCCGCCCAACAAATCGTGCGTGGTGTGCGGCGCCGCCAGGGTCGAGCTCGTGTGCGACGTGGAGTCGATGACCCTGGGCCGTCTCATCGACGAAGTTCTCAAGAAGAAGCTCGGGATGAACGCCCCGGAGGTTAACGCCCCAGAGACGATCCTTTACGAGCAGGACGACGGCTTGGACGATGACGAGATTGAGCAGTACGCCAAAAACTGCAAATCCACGCTGGCCAACTTGCCCGCGGGTGGCGTCAGGCACAACACCGCGCTCAGGGTGTCGGACTTCACACAGAAGTTCGAGTTCGACCTCATCGTGACGCACAGACCGGGGGATGagtgggacgacgaggaggatccCGACGGGTacgtgctccgcggcgattcGGTGTCGGCTGAGAGTAACGAGAAtaacgcggcgaacggcgagaATAACGAGGAgaacggcgcggtcgccgaggacgtggacgactGCTTgatcgtggacgacgaggacgagatcaaggcggcgaccgcgacggccggGACGAAGCGCaagagggacgacgacgacgacgacaacgacggcggggggcggggtgaCGCGAAGGAGATTAGAATCGAGTGA